One Cohnella candidum genomic region harbors:
- a CDS encoding ABC-F family ATP-binding cassette domain-containing protein, which yields MLLQASGIHKYYGTVPVLTGVSIQVNERDRIGLVGVNGAGKSTFLRILAGELQADNGSVSKAKELRIGYLAQNGGLQGHRTLIEEMTSAFGPLLDQERELQGLENRVADPREQEDPVRYASLLAQYSDLSERFREAGGYEMNNRIRSVLHGMGFGDFDPNTEVASLSGGQRTRLALARLLLVQPDLLLLDEPTNHLDIDTLGWLEQYLRTYSGAMVIVSHDRYFLDATVNAIVEIERHNATRYTGNYSRFMELKAADFTQKLKLYEQQRKEITKMEEFVQRNIARASTTRRAQSRRNALERIERLEKPGALRQASFSFTTERRSGKEVLQVYDASAAPSQNMEPLFRDVSIEVKRGERLALLGPNGVGKTTLLRALVGSLELRTGSIRWGAGVSLGYYDQEQRELNPSNTVLEEVWSAYPHKPEAEIRTVLGNFLFSGEDVRKTVGSLSGGEKARVALSKLMLKQANVLVLDEPTNHLDLMSREVLEAALEEYDGTLFFVSHDRYFLNRIADRIVELRPDGTENYLGNYDDMVQKKRDLAEWSAKADNASSSAASSSSTDSASIPAVGYEAEKQAKRDERARARKREQAEAEITRLETEIAALEEQMASPEVSTDYVLLREKQTQADALRPQLEAAYAAWEALMEE from the coding sequence TTGCTTTTGCAGGCATCCGGCATTCATAAATATTACGGGACGGTCCCCGTGCTTACGGGCGTCTCCATCCAGGTAAACGAGCGCGACCGTATCGGCCTCGTCGGCGTGAACGGAGCGGGGAAGTCCACTTTTCTCCGGATTTTGGCCGGCGAACTCCAAGCGGACAACGGCTCGGTCTCCAAAGCCAAAGAGCTTCGGATCGGCTATCTGGCCCAAAACGGGGGTCTTCAGGGGCACCGTACTTTAATAGAAGAAATGACTTCGGCTTTCGGGCCGCTGCTCGATCAGGAACGCGAGCTTCAAGGTTTGGAAAACCGCGTCGCCGATCCGCGCGAACAGGAAGATCCCGTCCGTTACGCCAGCCTGCTCGCCCAATATTCGGACCTGTCCGAACGTTTCCGCGAGGCCGGCGGCTACGAGATGAACAACCGCATCCGCAGCGTGCTGCACGGCATGGGCTTCGGAGATTTCGACCCGAACACGGAAGTGGCGAGCCTGAGCGGCGGACAACGGACGCGTCTCGCCCTCGCCCGGCTGCTGCTCGTGCAGCCCGATCTCCTGCTGCTCGACGAACCCACCAACCACCTGGACATCGACACGCTGGGATGGTTGGAGCAATATCTGCGGACATACTCCGGCGCGATGGTCATCGTTTCCCACGACCGTTATTTCCTCGATGCCACGGTGAACGCCATCGTGGAGATCGAGCGCCACAACGCGACCCGATATACCGGCAACTACAGCCGGTTCATGGAACTGAAAGCGGCTGATTTCACGCAAAAGCTCAAGCTATACGAACAGCAGCGCAAAGAAATCACGAAAATGGAAGAGTTCGTGCAGCGGAACATCGCCCGGGCTTCCACGACGCGGCGAGCCCAGAGCCGGCGCAACGCGCTGGAACGGATCGAACGGCTGGAAAAGCCGGGCGCCCTGCGTCAAGCGAGCTTCTCATTCACCACGGAACGCCGCAGCGGCAAGGAAGTGCTGCAGGTTTACGACGCTTCCGCGGCTCCTTCCCAGAACATGGAACCTCTGTTTCGCGATGTCTCCATAGAGGTAAAAAGAGGAGAGCGCCTCGCTCTCCTCGGCCCCAACGGCGTCGGCAAAACGACGCTGCTCCGCGCTCTGGTCGGCAGCCTGGAGCTGCGGACGGGTTCGATCAGATGGGGAGCGGGCGTCTCTCTCGGTTACTATGACCAGGAGCAGCGCGAATTGAATCCTTCCAACACCGTGCTGGAGGAAGTGTGGAGCGCATACCCGCACAAGCCGGAAGCGGAAATCCGCACGGTCCTCGGCAACTTCCTGTTCAGCGGGGAAGACGTCCGCAAGACGGTCGGTTCCTTAAGCGGCGGGGAGAAAGCCCGAGTCGCGCTATCGAAGCTGATGCTGAAGCAAGCCAACGTTCTCGTGCTCGACGAGCCTACCAACCACCTGGACCTGATGAGCCGCGAAGTGCTTGAGGCCGCGCTGGAAGAGTACGACGGGACGCTTTTCTTCGTTTCCCACGACCGCTATTTCCTCAATCGGATCGCGGACCGCATCGTAGAGCTACGGCCGGACGGCACCGAAAACTACCTGGGCAATTACGACGACATGGTCCAGAAAAAACGCGACCTGGCGGAATGGAGCGCGAAAGCGGACAACGCGTCCTCGTCAGCGGCTTCCTCGTCGTCTACCGATTCCGCGTCAATCCCTGCCGTCGGTTACGAGGCGGAGAAGCAAGCCAAACGGGACGAACGCGCGCGCGCGCGCAAACGGGAGCAGGCCGAAGCCGAGATTACCCGACTGGAGACGGAAATCGCCGCGTTGGAAGAGCAAATGGCTTCGCCGGAGGTCAGTACGGATTACGTGCTTCTCCGCGAAAAGCAAACCCAGGCCGATGCTCTCCGTCCGCAGCTGGAAGCGGCGTATGCCGCATGGGAAGCGCTCATGGAAGAGTGA
- a CDS encoding VOC family protein, translated as MARQIGSSLAVLMVSDLARSQRYYREVLGFDVTEWWAVRDGLTGLALKLQQSPAPSGVHPNPPEAGQDTGVDVYAYVENWMALDQLYAEFTANGAEIAREPVVYAEGGPWKEFIVSDPDGYHLAFGGIDGSRTHCSFSPHVDSAILWVRDLDGAVERYAKLLGLAVRKEDRYGLLHLFRLDNGTHLMLDSRGMESVPVPERGPVLFKLNAFDIGKAAEEAEACGFTIVHGIERLPEVAYFNMKDPDGNVLMVTQDHPKGERKA; from the coding sequence ATGGCCAGACAAATCGGAAGCTCCCTTGCCGTGCTCATGGTATCGGATTTGGCGCGTTCACAGCGCTATTACCGAGAGGTGCTGGGGTTCGACGTTACGGAGTGGTGGGCGGTGCGCGACGGTCTCACGGGACTCGCGCTGAAGCTGCAGCAGTCGCCCGCGCCGTCCGGCGTCCATCCGAATCCGCCGGAAGCGGGGCAGGATACGGGCGTCGACGTTTACGCCTATGTCGAGAATTGGATGGCGCTGGACCAGTTATACGCCGAGTTTACCGCGAATGGGGCGGAGATCGCTCGCGAGCCGGTCGTTTATGCGGAAGGCGGTCCCTGGAAGGAATTCATCGTCTCGGATCCCGACGGCTATCATCTGGCTTTCGGCGGCATCGACGGCAGCCGTACCCATTGCAGCTTTAGCCCGCACGTGGATTCCGCCATTTTGTGGGTCAGGGACTTGGACGGTGCGGTGGAGCGTTACGCCAAACTCCTCGGCCTGGCAGTGCGCAAGGAAGATCGCTACGGTCTGCTCCACCTGTTCCGCCTGGACAATGGCACGCATTTGATGCTCGATTCCCGCGGCATGGAGAGCGTCCCCGTGCCTGAGCGCGGTCCCGTCCTATTCAAGCTCAACGCCTTTGATATCGGCAAGGCGGCCGAGGAGGCAGAAGCCTGCGGATTTACGATCGTACATGGAATTGAGCGCCTGCCTGAGGTCGCGTATTTCAACATGAAAGATCCGGATGGTAACGTACTGATGGTGACGCAAGATCACCCTAAAGGAGAGCGAAAGGCATGA
- a CDS encoding CAP domain-containing protein has protein sequence MKVLKGFKGWAKLLAVGALALSISIPAGAASAASSSSVYNISTGTLTTAQLNSLLAANTAKLSATTTASFSTKVVTLVNQQRAKAGLKPVKISTKLSASALKKAKDMKVNRYFSHNSPILGTPFQLMKKLGITYRYAAENIAMGQTSPAQVMKDWMNSKAHRSIIMSSKYKYIGVAYYQGEWVQHFTG, from the coding sequence GTGAAAGTTTTGAAGGGGTTTAAAGGTTGGGCCAAACTGCTTGCCGTCGGCGCGCTCGCGCTTTCCATCTCCATCCCGGCAGGAGCCGCATCCGCAGCGTCGAGCTCATCCGTTTATAATATCAGCACCGGCACGCTCACCACCGCGCAGCTTAACTCGCTGCTTGCCGCCAACACCGCGAAGCTTTCGGCAACAACCACCGCATCGTTCTCCACCAAAGTCGTGACGCTCGTCAACCAACAGCGTGCCAAAGCCGGCCTGAAGCCGGTGAAAATCAGCACGAAGCTGAGCGCATCGGCGCTGAAGAAAGCCAAGGACATGAAGGTCAACCGCTACTTCTCTCACAATTCGCCGATTCTCGGAACGCCGTTTCAGCTCATGAAGAAGCTCGGCATCACCTACCGTTACGCAGCCGAAAACATCGCGATGGGCCAGACATCCCCGGCGCAGGTCATGAAGGATTGGATGAACAGCAAAGCCCACCGTTCCATCATCATGAGCTCGAAGTACAAATATATCGGCGTTGCCTACTATCAGGGCGAATGGGTCCAGCATTTCACGGGCTAA
- the tsaD gene encoding tRNA (adenosine(37)-N6)-threonylcarbamoyltransferase complex transferase subunit TsaD — protein MFSESSDYYLLAIETSCDETSVAVVRNGREVLSNLVSSQIDTHRQFGGVVPEIASRKHVESITAIAEEALRNADVGLERIDAVAVTQGPGLVGALLVGVVAAKTLAFALDVPLIGTHHIAGHIYANRLIGEILYPAMALVVSGGHTELVLLESEGSFRIIGRTRDDAIGEAYDKVARALKFPYPGGPHVDRLAQEAEAEIELPRSWLEPDSYDFSFSGLKSAVLAEINRANMKGEELNAAALAKGFQASAVEVVTGKAMRAAAEFGVRQMLLCGGVAANRGLRERLSRLCEEAGLPLLIPPLSLCTDNAAMIAAAADLKWRRGEFTSLDMKADPQMPLEDWSVKKSASVGED, from the coding sequence ATGTTCTCCGAATCGTCCGATTATTATCTCCTCGCGATCGAAACCAGCTGTGACGAAACCTCGGTCGCGGTGGTGCGAAACGGGCGGGAAGTGCTTTCGAATCTCGTTTCCAGCCAAATCGACACGCATCGGCAATTCGGCGGCGTCGTGCCGGAGATCGCTTCCCGGAAGCACGTGGAGAGCATCACGGCGATCGCGGAGGAGGCGCTTCGAAATGCCGACGTCGGCTTGGAACGCATCGATGCCGTAGCCGTCACGCAGGGGCCCGGTCTTGTCGGGGCTCTTCTCGTCGGCGTGGTGGCGGCTAAGACGCTCGCTTTCGCGCTCGACGTTCCGCTGATCGGCACGCACCATATCGCCGGACATATCTACGCCAACCGGCTCATCGGCGAAATTCTTTACCCGGCGATGGCGCTCGTCGTTTCCGGCGGCCATACCGAACTGGTATTGCTGGAAAGCGAGGGCAGCTTCCGAATAATTGGGCGGACGCGGGATGATGCGATCGGCGAAGCGTACGACAAAGTCGCCCGGGCGTTGAAATTCCCTTATCCCGGGGGTCCGCATGTGGACCGGCTCGCTCAGGAAGCCGAAGCCGAAATCGAGCTGCCGCGTTCCTGGCTCGAGCCGGACTCCTACGACTTCAGCTTCAGCGGGCTCAAATCCGCGGTTCTCGCCGAGATCAACCGCGCGAACATGAAGGGCGAAGAGCTCAACGCAGCGGCACTGGCCAAGGGGTTCCAAGCTTCGGCGGTCGAAGTCGTCACCGGCAAAGCGATGCGGGCGGCGGCCGAATTCGGCGTGCGCCAAATGCTGCTTTGCGGCGGCGTAGCCGCAAACCGCGGATTGCGGGAGCGGCTGTCGCGGCTGTGCGAAGAGGCGGGGCTGCCTTTGCTGATTCCGCCGTTATCGCTCTGCACGGACAACGCCGCCATGATCGCCGCCGCAGCGGATTTGAAGTGGCGCCGGGGGGAGTTCACTTCGCTGGACATGAAAGCGGACCCCCAAATGCCGCTGGAAGACTGGTCTGTAAAAAAATCCGCGTCCGTAGGTGAAGACTGA
- the tsaB gene encoding tRNA (adenosine(37)-N6)-threonylcarbamoyltransferase complex dimerization subunit type 1 TsaB → MTTAPSAGTPPGKPVTVLAFDTSTASLAAAVVRDGVVLDTVQSFAERNHSVLIVPEIKRLLADNGLTADGLDAIAVGQGPGSYTGVRIAVSVGKTLAWAWNKPLLGISSLEALAFGAWGSDSAGRSGLGAGQVWVVPAMDARRGQVYTACFAADGAGGWERRDADGIRMAGDWADKLRQEAADDGRVVEILFVGETEPHAEKFQAEPDGGVPVRTLSYAMEAGALGKLAVARFRLGERESVHAFVPNYTQMTEAEVKLAAARRD, encoded by the coding sequence ATGACGACCGCACCATCCGCGGGAACGCCGCCGGGTAAGCCGGTCACGGTTCTCGCGTTCGATACATCAACGGCTTCGCTCGCGGCCGCGGTCGTGAGGGACGGCGTCGTGCTGGATACCGTGCAATCCTTCGCGGAGCGCAACCATTCCGTCCTGATCGTTCCGGAGATCAAGCGCCTGCTGGCCGACAACGGTTTAACGGCGGATGGGCTGGACGCGATCGCAGTCGGGCAGGGGCCGGGATCTTACACGGGCGTCCGGATCGCCGTCTCCGTCGGCAAAACGCTCGCTTGGGCTTGGAACAAGCCGCTGCTCGGCATCTCCAGCCTGGAGGCGCTTGCTTTCGGCGCTTGGGGTTCGGATTCCGCGGGCCGTTCGGGCCTTGGGGCCGGACAGGTATGGGTCGTGCCAGCCATGGATGCCCGGCGGGGCCAGGTTTATACGGCTTGTTTCGCTGCGGACGGCGCCGGCGGCTGGGAACGGCGGGATGCAGACGGCATCCGCATGGCTGGCGATTGGGCGGACAAGCTGCGGCAGGAGGCCGCGGACGACGGTCGGGTAGTGGAAATCCTGTTCGTCGGAGAGACCGAACCGCACGCGGAGAAGTTCCAAGCGGAACCGGACGGCGGCGTGCCGGTCCGGACGCTGTCGTATGCCATGGAAGCCGGGGCGCTCGGGAAGCTCGCGGTTGCGCGTTTCCGGCTGGGAGAGCGCGAAAGCGTCCATGCGTTCGTTCCGAATTACACGCAGATGACGGAAGCGGAAGTCAAGTTGGCCGCGGCCCGGAGGGATTGA
- a CDS encoding PhzF family phenazine biosynthesis protein encodes MSGIKVLHYEAFSRIPGKGNPAGIVEDADGMPDAEMQRIAAAVGFNETTFIQTSRTADARLRYFTPGHEMDLCGHATVATLYHLKTNGWFADKDRITVETRVGDLPMEFLREPDGAWSIRMMQDRPKFEPFGGDRAALARSIGLEERDLHPDLPIVYGSTGIWTLLVPIRDKEAFTRMKPDNRRFPEILTERPRASVHPFGLETEDPEAFMHARHFSSAFSGTVEDPVTGTAAGVKGAYALTYLEPERESASFLVEQGLEIGRDGRVKVEVRRLKDEGIEVRITGSAVFVKEFTV; translated from the coding sequence ATGAGCGGAATTAAAGTGCTGCATTACGAGGCATTTTCCCGGATTCCGGGCAAAGGCAATCCGGCAGGCATCGTCGAAGACGCGGACGGCATGCCGGATGCCGAGATGCAACGAATCGCCGCCGCGGTCGGATTCAACGAGACGACGTTCATCCAGACGAGCCGGACGGCGGACGCGCGGCTGAGGTATTTCACGCCGGGACACGAGATGGACCTGTGCGGACATGCGACCGTCGCGACGCTGTACCATTTGAAAACGAACGGGTGGTTCGCGGACAAGGACCGGATTACCGTGGAAACCCGGGTGGGCGACTTGCCGATGGAATTTCTGAGAGAGCCGGACGGCGCTTGGTCGATCCGCATGATGCAAGACCGTCCGAAGTTCGAGCCGTTCGGCGGGGACCGGGCAGCGCTGGCCCGATCGATCGGGCTCGAGGAGCGGGATCTGCATCCGGACCTCCCGATCGTCTACGGCAGCACGGGGATTTGGACGCTGCTCGTGCCGATCCGCGACAAAGAGGCTTTCACCCGAATGAAGCCGGATAACCGGCGGTTTCCCGAAATCTTGACGGAACGCCCGCGTGCTTCGGTCCATCCGTTCGGGCTCGAGACGGAAGATCCGGAAGCGTTCATGCACGCAAGGCATTTTTCATCCGCTTTTTCGGGTACCGTCGAGGATCCTGTAACCGGCACTGCCGCGGGGGTTAAGGGGGCGTATGCGCTGACCTATTTGGAGCCGGAACGGGAGTCGGCCTCCTTTCTCGTGGAGCAGGGCCTGGAGATCGGACGAGACGGACGCGTGAAGGTGGAGGTCCGTCGGCTCAAGGACGAGGGCATCGAGGTGCGGATCACGGGCAGCGCGGTGTTCGTGAAGGAGTTTACGGTGTAA
- a CDS encoding GyrI-like domain-containing protein: MSVEIVERPTLLAAVIQVPRDGAKVREAWKQVEVLLADHPAVADRENGLVFIPEWQWKTGVETLWVGVEIRDAEGLPQGLQTVSLPARTYARIRVRGDKQRMWETYEELSAWFRSGPYERDTEEGSLGFESNPLHPVNPFDIPADEINDFHFDIYAPIKQP; encoded by the coding sequence ATGAGCGTAGAAATCGTTGAAAGACCGACGCTGCTCGCCGCTGTCATCCAGGTCCCCCGAGACGGGGCCAAAGTTCGCGAAGCATGGAAGCAGGTAGAAGTGCTCCTGGCTGATCATCCTGCAGTGGCGGATCGAGAAAACGGGCTCGTGTTCATTCCCGAATGGCAGTGGAAGACGGGCGTGGAAACTTTGTGGGTCGGAGTGGAGATCCGAGATGCAGAGGGTTTGCCGCAAGGCCTGCAAACCGTCTCGCTCCCGGCACGGACTTATGCCCGGATACGGGTAAGGGGCGATAAGCAGCGGATGTGGGAAACGTATGAGGAGCTTTCCGCCTGGTTCCGGAGCGGTCCATACGAACGTGACACCGAGGAAGGAAGCCTCGGTTTCGAATCCAACCCGCTGCACCCGGTCAACCCATTCGATATCCCGGCGGACGAAATCAACGATTTTCATTTTGACATTTATGCGCCGATTAAACAGCCCTGA
- a CDS encoding 2-isopropylmalate synthase encodes MNQENTQAKRRIRIFDTTLRDGEQAPGASIKPEQKIVIARQLARLGVDVIEPGFAISSPGEFQAIQQISRELQGVEIAGFARCVKEDIDAAVAATRDAAKRRLHLFISSSQIHLDFQLRKTQDEVIRVLRDMVAYGKQFVDEIEFSPMDASRSSEEFLYRVIESAIDEGATVINVPDTMGYALPEEFGPMFTRIRQNVRGGDKVAYSTHCHNDLGLAVANSLAAIRHGVTQVEVCVNGIGERAGNCSLEELVMAIHTRGDSLGVETGIQPEHIYETSRLVSRTMHFPIAFNKPIVGRNAFQHESGIHQDGLLKNRNTYEIMDPEAMGIPRSMIILGKHSGRHAIKHRIAEYGFRLEDGEMEELYTRFKAKADEQKIITDDVLLQLVGESTDTVTEPYSLVDLQVLAGSQRTRIASVTVRREDGSEGTFAASGEGPLEAVIHCIRQAVPVDAEFEDLELHSLSTGEGAFGEAVVTVQHQGERYQGTAVHRDIILAAARAYVSACNGVLLTARRIGKAAAAGE; translated from the coding sequence ATGAATCAAGAAAACACGCAAGCCAAGCGCCGCATTCGCATTTTCGATACGACGCTCCGTGACGGCGAGCAGGCGCCGGGCGCATCCATCAAACCGGAGCAGAAAATCGTCATTGCCCGCCAGTTGGCCCGCTTGGGCGTCGACGTGATCGAGCCCGGCTTCGCGATCTCCAGTCCCGGCGAATTCCAAGCGATTCAGCAAATTTCCCGGGAACTGCAGGGTGTAGAAATCGCCGGTTTCGCCCGCTGCGTGAAGGAAGACATCGACGCGGCCGTGGCCGCTACGCGGGATGCCGCCAAACGTCGCCTGCACCTGTTCATTTCGTCGTCCCAGATCCACCTCGACTTCCAGTTGCGCAAAACGCAGGACGAGGTCATCCGCGTGCTTCGCGACATGGTCGCGTACGGCAAACAATTCGTCGACGAAATCGAGTTTTCGCCGATGGACGCTTCCCGTTCGAGCGAGGAGTTTCTCTATCGCGTCATCGAGTCGGCGATCGACGAGGGCGCAACGGTCATCAACGTGCCGGACACGATGGGCTACGCGCTGCCGGAGGAATTCGGCCCCATGTTCACCCGCATCCGCCAAAACGTGCGCGGCGGCGATAAAGTCGCGTACAGCACGCACTGCCACAACGACTTGGGACTCGCCGTCGCGAACAGTTTGGCCGCGATCCGGCACGGGGTGACGCAGGTCGAGGTGTGCGTCAACGGCATCGGCGAACGAGCGGGCAACTGCTCGCTGGAGGAGCTGGTCATGGCGATCCACACGCGGGGAGATTCCCTCGGCGTGGAAACCGGCATCCAGCCGGAGCACATTTACGAGACGTCCCGGCTGGTCAGCCGCACGATGCATTTTCCGATCGCGTTCAACAAGCCGATCGTCGGGCGTAACGCGTTCCAGCACGAATCCGGCATCCATCAGGACGGCCTGCTCAAAAACCGCAATACCTACGAAATCATGGATCCCGAAGCGATGGGCATTCCGCGCAGCATGATCATCCTGGGCAAGCATTCCGGCCGGCACGCCATCAAGCACCGGATCGCGGAATACGGCTTCCGCCTTGAGGACGGGGAAATGGAAGAGCTGTATACCCGATTCAAAGCGAAGGCGGATGAGCAGAAAATCATTACGGACGACGTCCTGCTGCAATTGGTCGGCGAATCTACGGATACGGTGACGGAGCCCTACTCGCTGGTCGACCTGCAGGTGCTGGCGGGCTCGCAGCGTACCCGCATCGCTTCCGTGACGGTGCGCCGGGAGGACGGCTCCGAAGGTACGTTCGCGGCTTCCGGCGAAGGACCGCTGGAGGCGGTCATCCATTGCATCCGGCAAGCGGTGCCGGTGGATGCCGAGTTCGAGGATTTGGAGCTGCACTCGTTGTCTACCGGGGAAGGCGCGTTCGGGGAAGCCGTCGTCACCGTGCAGCATCAAGGGGAAAGGTACCAGGGGACGGCGGTCCATCGGGATATCATCCTGGCCGCGGCGCGGGCTTACGTATCCGCCTGCAACGGCGTCCTGTTGACCGCGCGGAGAATCGGCAAGGCTGCGGCAGCGGGGGAATAA
- the rimI gene encoding ribosomal protein S18-alanine N-acetyltransferase, with protein sequence MEERENRTESEELVFRGMTLDDVGTIVQIERESFTAPWSEEAFRTELTQNHFARYMVLERDGAILGYGGMWLIVDEAHVTNIAIREPYRGQGLGELLLRELMRTASWLGAKRMTLEVRVSNNTAQSLYRKLGFYPSGLRPRYYSDNQEDALIMWAELEPDAKDADSETAGAAELSEE encoded by the coding sequence ATGGAGGAGCGGGAGAACCGGACGGAAAGCGAAGAACTCGTATTTCGGGGCATGACCTTGGACGACGTCGGGACGATCGTGCAAATCGAACGCGAATCGTTTACCGCGCCATGGTCGGAAGAAGCTTTCCGCACGGAATTGACGCAAAATCACTTTGCCCGCTATATGGTGCTGGAACGAGACGGTGCGATTTTGGGTTACGGCGGCATGTGGCTGATCGTGGACGAGGCGCATGTCACGAATATCGCGATCCGCGAGCCTTATCGGGGACAAGGATTAGGCGAACTGCTGCTGCGCGAGTTGATGCGGACGGCCTCGTGGCTGGGCGCCAAGCGCATGACGCTCGAGGTTCGCGTATCCAACAATACCGCGCAGTCCTTGTATCGGAAGTTAGGATTTTACCCGTCCGGGCTGCGCCCGCGCTATTATTCGGACAATCAGGAAGACGCGCTCATCATGTGGGCCGAGCTCGAGCCGGACGCCAAGGACGCGGATTCGGAAACGGCCGGCGCGGCGGAGTTATCCGAAGAGTAG
- the tsaE gene encoding tRNA (adenosine(37)-N6)-threonylcarbamoyltransferase complex ATPase subunit type 1 TsaE: protein MEQSRNGQSVWYVKEAESESDTAAFAAALARKAEAGTVLALDGDLGAGKTRFSQAFAASLGVPGIVNSPTFTIIKEYEGGRLPFYHMDVYRLSMAEADELGLDEYFLGDGVCLVEWASLIEPLLPPDRLHLVLVHTGPTSRRIRCLPVGDKYEAWCRELRLAPEEEIR, encoded by the coding sequence ATGGAGCAGTCGAGGAACGGCCAATCGGTCTGGTACGTGAAGGAGGCCGAGTCTGAGTCCGATACCGCGGCATTCGCCGCCGCCCTGGCACGGAAAGCCGAGGCAGGCACCGTGCTTGCGCTGGATGGAGACCTCGGAGCGGGCAAAACCCGTTTCTCCCAAGCGTTCGCCGCCTCGCTCGGCGTTCCGGGCATCGTCAACAGCCCTACGTTTACGATCATTAAAGAATACGAAGGCGGCAGACTGCCCTTTTACCATATGGATGTTTACCGGCTTTCCATGGCTGAGGCCGACGAGCTGGGGTTGGACGAATATTTCTTAGGCGACGGCGTCTGCCTCGTGGAGTGGGCTTCGTTGATCGAGCCGCTGCTGCCTCCCGACCGGCTTCATCTCGTATTGGTACATACAGGACCGACGTCCCGCCGCATCCGCTGCCTTCCGGTGGGGGACAAGTACGAGGCTTGGTGCAGGGAATTGAGGCTCGCCCCGGAGGAGGAAATACGATGA
- the thiL gene encoding thiamine-phosphate kinase codes for MPSPDEFALIRSWTAGRQSAERLALAGVKTGIGDDAAVVSPEQGHDLLLAMDTMVEEIHFLPETMEDADIGYKALAANVSDIAAMGGKPLHALISVSVPSAWGPERMASLYDGFYECADQYGIAVVGGDTTVSRRHLVVAVTLTGAVPSGRAVTRSGASPDEIVFVTGPVGLSAGGLYGMLPPGEGGRVPPFPPERLVRAHRKPVPSVSAGRILADEGWATSLNDVSDGLASEAWEIAESSGVTLVLHENRLPLSGELAAYASACRMDPLEWMLYGGEDYVLLGTAERRNAEAIQTRFRAEGLPFFVIGETESGSPGVYLDSQDPGRARKPIAKRGYNHFTKG; via the coding sequence GTGCCCTCACCGGACGAATTCGCGCTGATCCGAAGTTGGACAGCAGGCCGCCAATCCGCGGAACGGCTGGCGCTCGCGGGCGTGAAAACGGGCATCGGCGACGACGCCGCGGTGGTGTCCCCCGAGCAGGGACACGACCTGCTTCTCGCCATGGATACGATGGTCGAAGAAATCCACTTTCTCCCCGAAACGATGGAGGATGCGGATATCGGATACAAAGCGCTTGCCGCCAATGTCAGCGATATCGCGGCCATGGGCGGCAAGCCGTTGCACGCGCTCATTTCCGTAAGCGTTCCCTCTGCCTGGGGGCCGGAGCGCATGGCCTCCCTCTATGACGGATTCTACGAGTGTGCGGATCAGTACGGAATCGCGGTGGTCGGAGGAGATACGACCGTTTCCCGCCGGCATCTGGTCGTCGCGGTCACGTTGACCGGCGCCGTTCCTTCAGGCAGGGCCGTTACCCGGAGCGGCGCGTCCCCGGACGAAATCGTGTTCGTCACCGGTCCCGTCGGCTTGTCGGCGGGCGGGTTGTACGGCATGCTTCCGCCCGGCGAAGGAGGCCGGGTTCCTCCCTTTCCTCCGGAACGGCTGGTCAGGGCGCACCGAAAGCCCGTTCCGTCCGTGTCGGCGGGCCGGATCCTGGCGGACGAAGGTTGGGCGACTTCGCTGAACGACGTCAGCGACGGGCTGGCGAGCGAAGCCTGGGAAATTGCCGAATCCTCAGGCGTAACCCTTGTGCTTCACGAAAACCGGCTGCCGTTGTCCGGCGAATTGGCCGCTTACGCCTCGGCTTGCCGGATGGATCCTCTCGAATGGATGCTCTACGGAGGAGAGGATTACGTGCTGCTCGGAACCGCCGAACGTCGGAACGCGGAGGCCATTCAAACGCGGTTCCGCGCCGAAGGCCTGCCTTTTTTCGTCATCGGGGAAACGGAGAGCGGTTCTCCCGGCGTTTATTTGGACTCGCAGGATCCCGGGCGGGCGCGCAAGCCGATCGCCAAACGGGGCTATAATCATTTTACGAAGGGATAG